The genomic window TCGACATGACGGGTGACGATTCGGCGGCCATCCGACAACACCGTGCGCAGATCGTGCAGGCAGCTACCGTCATCGTGAATCTGAAGCATGACGGCAAGCGCGTCGTCGAATGACGACTCTTGCATCGGGCCCCTGAAATCGATGTTGGTCCAGTGATCAGTCCCGGTCGGTGCGATCGAAAACGAATCGATATGGCTGCGCGTGTCGTTGATAACCTCGAGGGTAAACATCGAATGCGCGCCGGCGTTGGCGTCGGGTTTCAGACCCGCGGCGTGCGCAGGCAGAGAGCCGATGCCGACGCAGGCGAGCAACACAAACCCAACATGGGTCAGTCGAAAACGGGTGCAGTGTGGTGCTGTACGTTTCATGTCATCACTCCTGGGGAAAGTGCGGGCACAGGGGCATCGTTGCGGCCATTGGAAATGGCCACAGGTGGATCACATGCGGGTGAGGCGTGGGTCAGGTCCTCTGCATGAGGACCATGGGGGGAAACCGGCTGTAAAGCGGGCTCAGCTGTGTGGGAAAGCGCTCACCAGGGTTGAGTGCCCGTGTATTGGAGGGCGCTTGCTATGGTTCCATCCTCATCGACTAACAGCATCACCGTTTCCGTACCGTGCTGGCGCCTGACGAGATAGACGTCTGAGCCGAACTTGCTGACGCCCGTGAATGTGTAGGATTCGACCGGTCCGAGCGCGGCGAGAAATTTCCTTCTCGACACTTTGTTTTCGGTACGTACCCGGGCCAGATCGTCACTCATGCCGGTGCCGCTGTCGGGATCGCTGAGGAACAGTCGTATCGCCTTATCGCTGCCCGGGAATGGCCTTTGCACTTTGATGCGGGCGGCGAGTGCGGCATTGATCCGGTCGGCGGTGGTTTTATCGACGCGCGTGACGTCGAGGACATCGCGCCCGTTCTGCTGGGCGACCAGTCGCAAGGCATGGCCATTGGCATCCGTGACGAAGTGCGCGGTGGCATTCGGCACGGTGCTGTCCTGGCCCTCCACGGTGAACCGGTTTTCGCCGAGGGGAACGAGGTGGAGCGGCTTCCGCGCGGCGATCTGCCCGGTGATATTGACGGTGAGGCCACTGCTGTCGCGCGTCACGGTAACAAGAGAGATGGGGCTGATCTGGTAAAAGCCTATGTAGCGGTCAAGCGTGTCGCTGCTCAGCGCGACCGGGGTGTTGGGCGGCGGCGTTACCTGCGCTGCAAAGGCTGCGATGCCCAGCGACGCACACACCAGTGCCGCCGCCGATGCGCGCGCCCATTTCTTCGGCTTACGCAGCATGTGCCGGATGCGCAGTTCGAGGAACGATGCGGAATCGGACATCGCCGGCACCACACCCAGATGACTCGATTGGCGCTGGCCGACGTGGATCAACGTTTCGCAATACGCACCGAGATCATGTCCGCCCAGCAGGACGCGGGCGTCGCAGTCCACCTCGATGGCATGGCGCAAGCGGCGGAATTGCCACCACAGTAGCGGATTCCAGGGCATCAGCATCAGCAGCGCCAGCGCGAATGCGACGAGCTGAGGATCGCGTGCACGCAGATGCGAGCGCTCGTGAGCGATGGTGCATTGTTGCTGCGCCTCGTTGGCCTGCAGCAACCACACGGGCACGACGATGCGTGAACGCATCAAGCCGACGACGGCCGGCCCCGCATCGGGTGCGACCAGAACACGCTCGCCACACAGGCGTCCTTCGCGCCAGCCACGCTTACGCCGATGCAACAGCACGGAGCTCAGGGCGAGGATCAGCGTCATCAGCACCGAGGCCGCCACCCACGTGCCGCGCACCAGCGTATCGATGTGAGCGGATGTCGCGTTCGGCTGCGCACCCTCAAGGTCGAACAGTGCCGGTGGTATCGCTATGGATGTCGTGTTGCGCAGAACAATCGACGTCGACGCAGAACCGGACTTGAGGGCACTGGGGAGCTGAATCGACGCGGTGGCAATCACCGTCGGCAGCACCAGCGAGCAAACCAGCGTTGCTATCCACACCCATCGTGTCGCGGCCCGGCGGACCCTTGCCGCACGCTCGCCCGCAAGTGCCGCTGCACTCAGCGTGGCCGTGACCAGGACGGCATACATCATCCAGGCAATCATCACGGCTGCTCCTTGTCGGAACGTTCGGCCAGCAGTTCCCGCATGCGGCGTATCTGCTCGGGGCTGAGTTTCTGGTCGGACACCAAGTGTGAAAAGAGCAGCTCCGCTGAGCCCTTGAACAGCTTGTCTGTGAGATGTTGCACCGCGTTTTTGCGCGCAGCCTGCTGCTTGATGCTGGCGAAGTAGCGGTGTCCGCGCCCTTCTTCTTCGTGCCCGACGTAGCCTTTGCCTTCGAGCGTGCGCAGCACGGTGAGCACGGTGGTGTAGGCAAGCTCATCGCTCAATCGTTCGCGGACTTCAGCGACCAGCGAGGGTCCGTGGTCCCATAGCGTCTGCATGACATCGGCTTCGCGATCGGTGAGGGAAATCTTCATGGTGTCTGCCCATCCCCTGTCTACTATGGATGTAGTAGATACCCGGACTTCCCGGCTTGTCAACTATGGACATAGTTGATCGGTCGCCTACGGTGCGAGGCGGCATGAGGGTGGGGTGTCGGCTGATGTGTTTATGCTTCCCGGGGTAGTGCATACCCTCAGGCCGCATCGCGCTCCGGTTGCGGGGCGCTGGCAGCGACCTGCG from Dyella caseinilytica includes these protein-coding regions:
- a CDS encoding M56 family metallopeptidase, which translates into the protein MIAWMMYAVLVTATLSAAALAGERAARVRRAATRWVWIATLVCSLVLPTVIATASIQLPSALKSGSASTSIVLRNTTSIAIPPALFDLEGAQPNATSAHIDTLVRGTWVAASVLMTLILALSSVLLHRRKRGWREGRLCGERVLVAPDAGPAVVGLMRSRIVVPVWLLQANEAQQQCTIAHERSHLRARDPQLVAFALALLMLMPWNPLLWWQFRRLRHAIEVDCDARVLLGGHDLGAYCETLIHVGQRQSSHLGVVPAMSDSASFLELRIRHMLRKPKKWARASAAALVCASLGIAAFAAQVTPPPNTPVALSSDTLDRYIGFYQISPISLVTVTRDSSGLTVNITGQIAARKPLHLVPLGENRFTVEGQDSTVPNATAHFVTDANGHALRLVAQQNGRDVLDVTRVDKTTADRINAALAARIKVQRPFPGSDKAIRLFLSDPDSGTGMSDDLARVRTENKVSRRKFLAALGPVESYTFTGVSKFGSDVYLVRRQHGTETVMLLVDEDGTIASALQYTGTQPW
- a CDS encoding BlaI/MecI/CopY family transcriptional regulator, whose protein sequence is MKISLTDREADVMQTLWDHGPSLVAEVRERLSDELAYTTVLTVLRTLEGKGYVGHEEEGRGHRYFASIKQQAARKNAVQHLTDKLFKGSAELLFSHLVSDQKLSPEQIRRMRELLAERSDKEQP